The following nucleotide sequence is from Scleropages formosus chromosome 4, fSclFor1.1, whole genome shotgun sequence.
CAgttgaatttagtttttttctattataaaaattcagatttattcaGAGAACTTACAGGCTACTGTAGGgaatttaacaaaaacacacagcttcAAATACAGACAATACTTGTCAAAACTCAGGTTAATTACTTGCACAGGAtcattctcatgttttttttcataaattagttcaaaaaaataaataaataagtacgtaaataaatgcatacatacatacatacatatgtacatacgAACATACACACATAAGCCAGCACACCAAAGTAACTTAATGGTGACAACCAAAGGTTATGGTTGAGGTGTTTACAAATGGTTTGGTTTTAGACCTATATCAGAACTGTTTTCTGATGACCTGCGAGAGAGGGATGTTCATTGCTCAAACACAGTATAATGTTAAACCCCTTGTGCAATGAACATTCAAATGACCTATGGTACAGGAGCAGTCTTGGAATGTTGGCTCAGATTAGTTCTTCAAGACAATGTGACTTTGGTCCTTTAAGCATCTTGTAGGCTGCAGCTCTGAATCTGAAAGATGCACTTCCATCAACTGGAAGGTGGTGAAGAGAAATTAACAGGGAAGAGATGAGAATGTGAATAGTGAGTGCTATGTAGTGTATGTAAAAGACAGGGTAATACCTGTGATGTACTGGAAAGAACAAATATTGGTGTCAACTGGtggtaactcccagactcttgaGGCTGGGGACAGTGAGAGCAGGCTATATTTCACAAGATGTAACAGGTATAAGGTTAGTGATGCACAGTTTGAAAGATTATTCCTGTTAATCAGTCAGATTGTAGATGTTGTATTTGACTCTGTGAGTAGGAGTCTATGGAGAAATCAAAATAAAGGTACTGTGTATGGTTTTAGTGGCTAATAAAAATGTGGACCTGTGTATATGTAAGCTGGAAAAGTCTGGTGGGACATAAAGGAAATATAGTCAGAACGGAGTTGTATTCGTTCATAAGAAATACACGAGGCATACGTGAGGCAAAGGCGTTTGTGTTGCATACTTAGAAACATACCACaagaaataatatattgtaagcAAATACATGCTCTTTATATAAGGTAAATGTTACATCTGAAAGTACTTCCTAtaccacacatacagtacattttgtaaAGCTCATTTTCGATACTTTTctgaatatatactgtatgcacgTTTTAAATGCTTTGAAGTGTGGTCTTACACGTCTTATGCCTTGACGCCTGGTGGTAGTGTTGCCAAAGAGATTGGTACAATAGCAACTGAAATCATAACGCGCTCGGTTGTAGGGATCTCAGGAATAAGGCTTGAGTCGCACGAACGCAAGAGGATAAATGTCACACAGGGACTGAAGAATGGACGGAACAATGAGAGCATAAAACTGGAATGGAATATTTTTGATTGTAAGAACATTACATCGCAATATGGATTATTCGTTACAAATGGAATAACGGAATCATCTTTACCATGGGGATGGTGAATCGCTGGAGACAGGAGTGTGGATGGGCAGTGCTCCCTTTTGTGTTACTGCTGTCGTTTTGTGAACGGTCATCTGCTCAAGTCCGTTATTCCATTCGGGAAGAACTACAGCTCGGCACAATAGTTGGGAATGTGGCTAAAGATATGGGCTTTGATACGAGTGGGTTGGCGGATCGAAACCTGCGCATTGTGAGCGGAGCAAAGAAAGAGCTTTTTCAGATAAACCAGAGGGACGGCGCTTTGTTTGTGAACCAGAGGATAGACAGAGAGGAGCTGTGCAGTAAAACGATTCCCTGCTACATCAATCTTAAAGCTGTCATAGAGAATCCGCTAGAGATGCATCACATAATTGTAGAGATTTTGGACGTCAATGACCATTCCCCCAGCTTTTTAGAAAAAGAATATCGCTTAGAAATTCCAGAACTGACAGTAAGCGGAGCGAGGTTTCAACTGGAAGGGGCTCACGACCCCGATATAGGCATAAATACTTTGCATTCTTATAAATTAAGCCAAAACGAACATTTCAAGctggaaacaaaatatttgaagACAGATATTAAAATTCCGTTTTTGGTATTGCAAAAGTCCTTGGACAGGGAAACTGTGGCACAGTATAATGTTACACTGACTGCCATAGATGGCGGCAGCCCTCCAAAATCTGGAATTCTCAATATCACTGTAATTGTTCTGGATGCTAACGACAACGCGCCAGTATGTGATCAGCAGCCGTACACTGTCACAGTACAGGAAAATGCACCCGTTGGAACGTTTTTGTTGAAAGTAAATGCATCCGATGCAGATGAAGGCATTAATGGTGAAATCGAGTACTCATTTGGAAATATGTTCAGAAGCAAGGCAAATGATCTTTTGATGTTAGACTCTAAAACGGgagaaataaaagttaatggTGTGATCGATTTCGAAACTGAACAGATTTATGAGATAAATGTACAAGTAACTGATAAGGGATTATCGCCCATGGTTGCTTATTGTAATGTATTTCTTAAAATAGAGGACGTAAACGATAACACTCCAGAAATAGAAATCACCTCTCTGTCCAACCAGATTCCTGAAAACGCACCACTTGGTACCGTGGTAGCACTGATGGGTGTCACAGACCTGGACTCAACCGTCAATGGTCAAGTGGTTTGCACGTTACCCGAGGAGTTGCCGTTTGATTTGAAACCTTCCTCCGAGGGCAACTTCTACTCCTTAGTGACGAAGAGCCTCTTAGACAGGGAGTCAGTACCGCAATATGATATTACTATTACCGCAAAGGATATGGGAATTCCTTCATTATCTACTGTCAAAACAGTCCGAGTTGAATTATCAGACATTAATGACAACAGTCCAGTCTTCACACGGAGTCCATACACTTTCTACTTGCTGGAGAATAACGAACCCGGTGCGTCTATATTCACCATCAGCGCGTCTGACGCAGATGAGAATGAAAATGCTCTTGTTTCTTAC
It contains:
- the LOC108934193 gene encoding protocadherin alpha-8-like isoform X24, which produces MGMVNRWRQECGWAVLPFVLLLSFCERSSAQVRYSIREELQLGTIVGNVAKDMGFDTSGLADRNLRIVSGAKKELFQINQRDGALFVNQRIDREELCSKTIPCYINLKAVIENPLEMHHIIVEILDVNDHSPSFLEKEYRLEIPELTVSGARFQLEGAHDPDIGINTLHSYKLSQNEHFKLETKYLKTDIKIPFLVLQKSLDRETVAQYNVTLTAIDGGSPPKSGILNITVIVLDANDNAPVCDQQPYTVTVQENAPVGTFLLKVNASDADEGINGEIEYSFGNMFRSKANDLLMLDSKTGEIKVNGVIDFETEQIYEINVQVTDKGLSPMVAYCNVFLKIEDVNDNTPEIEITSLSNQIPENAPLGTVVALMGVTDLDSTVNGQVVCTLPEELPFDLKPSSEGNFYSLVTKSLLDRESVPQYDITITAKDMGIPSLSTVKTVRVELSDINDNSPVFTRSPYTFYLLENNEPGASIFTISASDADENENALVSYSFANVNTGRSVTSFLNINHDNGNIYAMKSFDFESMKTFQFQVIAKDSGTPSLSSNVTVKVFILDQNDNAPVILSPVNTNGSTEFVEEILRNVIAGHLVTKVRAFDPDIGYNGWLSFSLLQVTDPTLFGLERYTGQIRTLRPFMESDKAEHKLVVLVKDNGNVSLSATATVIIKVVETKEAFAASDIKSTANHKDESNVTFYLIISLGCVSALFAISIISLIIMQCHNPQDIASKNSRDSNYVDTSGSGTLCHSIQYRSGEKRYMLVGPRTSVASAIVTNSNANTLVMPEHRRGVSGEKQKADL
- the LOC108934193 gene encoding protocadherin alpha-8-like isoform X19, which codes for MGMVNRWRQECGWAVLPFVLLLSFCERSSAQVRYSIREELQLGTIVGNVAKDMGFDTSGLADRNLRIVSGAKKELFQINQRDGALFVNQRIDREELCSKTIPCYINLKAVIENPLEMHHIIVEILDVNDHSPSFLEKEYRLEIPELTVSGARFQLEGAHDPDIGINTLHSYKLSQNEHFKLETKYLKTDIKIPFLVLQKSLDRETVAQYNVTLTAIDGGSPPKSGILNITVIVLDANDNAPVCDQQPYTVTVQENAPVGTFLLKVNASDADEGINGEIEYSFGNMFRSKANDLLMLDSKTGEIKVNGVIDFETEQIYEINVQVTDKGLSPMVAYCNVFLKIEDVNDNTPEIEITSLSNQIPENAPLGTVVALMGVTDLDSTVNGQVVCTLPEELPFDLKPSSEGNFYSLVTKSLLDRESVPQYDITITAKDMGIPSLSTVKTVRVELSDINDNSPVFTRSPYTFYLLENNEPGASIFTISASDADENENALVSYSFANVNTGRSVTSFLNINHDNGNIYAMKSFDFESMKTFQFQVIAKDSGTPSLSSNVTVKVFILDQNDNAPVILSPVNTNGSTEFVEEILRNVIAGHLVTKVRAFDPDIGYNGWLSFSLLQVTDPTLFGLERYTGQIRTLRPFMESDKAEHKLVVLVKDNGNVSLSATATVIIKVVETKEAFAASDIKSTANHKDESNVTFYLIISLGCVSALFAISIISLIIMQCHNPQDIASKNSRDSNYVDTSGSGTLCHSIQYRSGEKRYMLVGPRTSVASAIVTNSNANTLVMPEHRRGVSGENLSLHRLQQKDMI